One genomic window of Entelurus aequoreus isolate RoL-2023_Sb linkage group LG07, RoL_Eaeq_v1.1, whole genome shotgun sequence includes the following:
- the arl6ip6 gene encoding ADP-ribosylation factor-like protein 6-interacting protein 6 isoform X1 — protein sequence MLFIRKKKMEHPSQTGTVGEGGVLVKHSNNGFKLWPEVLLSVVVSAAVVAAVGLFCAFLHPILQELQAERVMEEDGTVVRMLVGFRSILVLSVLAGIMCCFFSWTLAYLNAYKPGMVPLTGSLLYRDTVDQSLHFDYGVAFLNGAMATLTVIWSLT from the exons ATGTTGTTTATAAGAAAGAAGAAAATGGAGCATCCATCACAAACAGGAACTGTCGGAGAAGGAGGAGTTTTGGTCAAGCACAGTAATAATGGCTTCAAACTGTGGCCCGAAGTGTTGCTTTCAGTCGTTGTTTCTGCCGCAGTTGTTGCGGCTGTCGGCCTGTTTTGTGCCTTCCTGCACCCAATACTGCAAG AGCTGCAAGCAGAAAGAGTGATGGAAGAAGATGGGACAGTGGTACGAATGTTGG TAGGTTTTCGTAGTATCCTGGTTCTGTCAGTATTAGCTGGAATTATGTGCTGTTTCTTCTCATGGACCCTGGCATACCTAAATGCCTACAAACCAGGCATGGTGCCACTAACAGGCTCGCTTTTGTACAG agACACTGTGGATCAAAGTTTGCACTTTGATTATGGTGTCGCTTTCCTTAACGGAGCCATGGCAACACTGACAGTCATCTGGAGCCTGACCTGA
- the slc19a2 gene encoding thiamine transporter 1, with amino-acid sequence MCMLYPTLWLCLYGFFCNLRPSEPFLTAYLMGPEKNLTEAQVISEIYPIWTYSYLALLFPIFLVTDYLCYKPVLLLQATSYVVTYVMLLKADGLLAMQLLEFFFGLATASEIAYYSYIYSVVEPAHYQKVTAYCRSVTLFGSAAGSLTGQLLLSLAQVQLVHLIYATLASVAIAFVAPWFLPMPKRSLFFHNNPEAQSSVTGALIRKGDKSESEMPLHHKGISKVSLSSEKTHRGHGLWEVLKMLLTDFLHCYRRGPLLAWSVWWALVTCGYFQVVNYAQALWENIRPSHEYVIYNGYVETLSTLLGAVAALLVGHLPLSWTVWGELALCLLSLLMAACLLIMDMLPSIWLCYGSYILFRATYMLLITVATYQIAASLDMQRYALVFGVNTFLALLLQTSLTLLVVDSAGLGLDIFTQFFIYSGYFAVISAILLLAWLYKLARRRQSDGEVLSRSPADLDSL; translated from the exons ATGTGTATGTTGTACCCCACTTTGTGGCTTTGTCTCTATGGCTTCTTCTGCAACCTGCGGCCGTCAGAGCCTTTCCTCACTGCCTACTTGATGGGGCCAGAGAAGAACCTGACTGAAGCGCAG GTCATCAGTGAGATCTACCCAATATGGACATACTCTTATCTTGCGTTGCTGTTCCCCATCTTCCTGGTCACGGACTATCTCTGTTATAAGCCTGTGTTACTGTTGCAGGCAACTAGCTATGTAGTAACCTATGTGATGCTGCTCAAGGCTGATGGCCTTCTGGCCATGCAGCTGCTGGAATTTTTCTTTGGACTTGCCACAGCCTCAGAGATTGCTTACTACTCTTACATCTACAGTGTGGTGGAGCCTGCCCACTATCAGAAGGTGACGGCCTACTGCCGCAGCGTCACTCTATTTGGCTCGGCTGCTGGCTCGCTGACCGGCCAGCTCCTCCTGTCTTTGGCCCAAGTACAGCTGGTGCACCTCATCTACGCCACGCTGGCATCCGTTGCCATAGCCTTTGTTGCCCCTTGGTTTTTGCCCATGCCCAAACGGAGCCTGTTTTTCCACAATAATCCTGAGGCGCAAAGTAGCGTCACGGGTGCTCTGATTAGGAAGGGTGACAAGTCAGAGAGCGAGATGCCTCTACACCACAAGGGAATCTCCAAG GTGTCCCTGTCTTCCGAGAAGACACATAGAGGCCATGGTCTCTGGGAGGTCTTAAAGATGTTGTTGACTGACTTCCTGCACTGTTACAGACGAGGTCCCCTATTAGCGTGGTCGGTCTGGTGGGCACTGGTCACCTGTGGATACTTTCAAGTGGTCAACTATGCACAAGCACTGTGGGAGAATATCCGCCCATCTCATGAATATGTCATATACAACGGCTACGTGGAAACATTGTCTACTCTCCTAG GGGCTGTTGCTGCTCTGCTGGTGGGTCATCTGCCTTTGAGCTGGACGGTGTGGGGAGAACTAGCTTTGTGTCTCCTCTCTCTGCTCATGGCAGCATGTTTGCTCATCATGGACATGCTGCCAAGCATCTGGCTGTGTTATGGCTCCTACATCCTTTTTAGAGCCACCTATATGCTGCTAATCACTGTTGCCAC GTATCAAATAGCTGCAAGTCTTGACATGCAGCGATATGCCCTGGTGTTTGGTGTCAACACTTTCCTGGCGTTGTTGCTGCAGACCTCACTCACTCTGCTGGTGGTTGACTCGGCCGGCCTCGGTCTTGACATCTTTACCCAG TTCTTCATCTACAGTGGCTATTTTGCTGTGATCTCCGCTATCCTCCTCTTGGCCTGGCTCTATAAATTGGCCAGGAGGAGGCAATCTGATGGAGAGGTCCTGTCACGAAGTCCAGCAGACTTGGACAGCCTATGA
- the arl6ip6 gene encoding ADP-ribosylation factor-like protein 6-interacting protein 6 isoform X2 translates to MLFIRKKKMEHPSQTGTVGEGGVLVKHSNNGFKLWPEVLLSVVVSAAVVAAVGLFCAFLHPILQELQAERVMEEDGTVVRMLGFRSILVLSVLAGIMCCFFSWTLAYLNAYKPGMVPLTGSLLYRDTVDQSLHFDYGVAFLNGAMATLTVIWSLT, encoded by the exons ATGTTGTTTATAAGAAAGAAGAAAATGGAGCATCCATCACAAACAGGAACTGTCGGAGAAGGAGGAGTTTTGGTCAAGCACAGTAATAATGGCTTCAAACTGTGGCCCGAAGTGTTGCTTTCAGTCGTTGTTTCTGCCGCAGTTGTTGCGGCTGTCGGCCTGTTTTGTGCCTTCCTGCACCCAATACTGCAAG AGCTGCAAGCAGAAAGAGTGATGGAAGAAGATGGGACAGTGGTACGAATGTTGG GTTTTCGTAGTATCCTGGTTCTGTCAGTATTAGCTGGAATTATGTGCTGTTTCTTCTCATGGACCCTGGCATACCTAAATGCCTACAAACCAGGCATGGTGCCACTAACAGGCTCGCTTTTGTACAG agACACTGTGGATCAAAGTTTGCACTTTGATTATGGTGTCGCTTTCCTTAACGGAGCCATGGCAACACTGACAGTCATCTGGAGCCTGACCTGA